The Chryseobacterium geocarposphaerae genome window below encodes:
- a CDS encoding 5-fold beta-flower protein has product MKKTLFICTFLFSFSFISAQTIESGSHNTTGYIKSDGTIENSSHSTVGYIKTDGTIENKSHSTIGYIKSDGTIENKSHSTVGYVKKDGTVENSSHSTIGYIKDDGTVENSSHSTIGYARGVKKEWAAIAFFFFKLD; this is encoded by the coding sequence ATGAAAAAAACACTATTCATTTGCACCTTTTTATTCAGTTTTTCCTTCATAAGCGCCCAAACTATAGAATCAGGAAGCCATAATACAACAGGTTACATCAAAAGCGATGGAACAATTGAAAACAGCAGCCATTCTACAGTAGGCTATATCAAAACTGATGGTACGATAGAGAATAAAAGCCACAGTACAATTGGCTACATCAAAAGTGATGGTACGATTGAAAACAAGAGTCATTCTACTGTTGGTTATGTTAAAAAAGATGGGACAGTAGAAAACAGCAGTCATTCAACTATTGGTTATATCAAAGATGATGGAACGGTCGAAAACAGCAGTCATAGTACGATTGGTTATGCAAGAGGAGTTAAAAAAGAATGGGCAGCGATAGCTTTTTTCTTCTTTAAGCTAGATTAA
- a CDS encoding phage tail protein codes for MKAATPVEKDNAHQSPSRKQRQQESVVPLSEVEITNAKKQNSGDLKGIAGSANPNQFNLNSNVMAVHGSQTIYDQGSQMMHKKHQESLTQTGDINHPDTKETEKDYLTTLNTNQAQNYNDLKSGTYLPKMLEEQVMVHQQSKKIEETNPAVKPVDKKDTPIKSDANQSQAVNPDKAEAGEIEKVSPNANSNPEFTALSGNIANTAKLQKQHEPSQKASNDAQAAAPSPSNERQSMAQASQVNTMDEQKAGMFSKKDFKAQLTEKIENITLPENEEQADEFEKHNNIDEVNQKAVGDVKKEKNIASNDIASATSAQPNTNAQPTRAVAKMPTPNIGKAPGIPNAAKAMPVKRNVESVEQPIKEQTASIDNEMQANGVTDNMLAKSNEPTFTDALAQKNKAKTQSVEATQQFRDKENKELSKTRTDAQAQAASHISGMHDVRKGGLGNVHGEQKQTSGKDSQKRKEIADHINSIYQSSKTDVNSILNSLDKTVADKFARGSVDAKKAFEVHVNEGMKAYKKKRYGDAYAKYGLLGLAGKWVKDQVVGLPPEVNKYFVSGKALYIKTMDKYIDDIAGHVTNQLNAAKTRIAKGKKDVQTYVNSLSPSLRKIGKDAITEIQAKFNALEESVNNKKDALIDVLAKKYADNIASIDTRIADLKAQNSGLVNQVLDVLKNSVFAIIIEIKNTLTNLLSGVISAIQSIIMDPIGFFRNLIAGVSQGFTNFGANIWTHLKTGFFGWLTGAMKGISLTMPEDVFSLKGIFSITTQVLGLTWGGIRSIGARVIGEPVMKVLETASEKGLEIVQVVRKEGAAGLWEYLKDQFADLKATVMDTIMDIVQTQVIQAGIKWVMGLLTPVGAFIKAAMAIIDVVKFFIQRAAQIMELVKAFSDSIKAIASGNVGAVAKSIENALGRAVPVLIGFLASLLGIGGLADKVLGVIRKIRQRIENAIVKFWNFVKVKAKGLFGKIGFGGKKDKKEKKVEDKRTTAEKEKDLRDGLNEAKEYAKNTQDAEKIRKKLPEIKEQYDMKSLKMVIDGENENLKTIHFEGEVNPKGVTVKIDIKKESFGELAVGKHPLKGKDRESHHVPENKFMDRIEKFYGRIGKKINKEEKSKEVKDFQDIAEKLLQREADIAVNFPNHGNNLSAILLHKDTHRESDEAVHSKELQKDVIQDLEKYSMENKEIVIMGYDGTKKTKRAQMRKSHWDNYIKEAHLLLKRGNIDLDSFVVENKGSFIIKSPGNKAGAFDVISKDIAEKIQELFNKFTDASTTREYREELKSYKREILKTINDIAEKSYESALTVGLQTVATALSKSDNDGDKSEHPKALDKLKEIANVIWRNHIIKKINL; via the coding sequence ATGAAAGCAGCAACTCCTGTAGAAAAAGACAATGCCCACCAAAGTCCAAGCCGAAAGCAAAGGCAGCAAGAATCGGTGGTACCTCTATCTGAGGTGGAAATAACCAATGCAAAGAAGCAAAATTCTGGAGATTTAAAAGGTATAGCTGGATCGGCAAATCCGAATCAGTTTAATCTTAATAGTAATGTAATGGCTGTTCATGGTTCGCAAACGATCTATGACCAAGGCTCGCAAATGATGCATAAAAAACATCAGGAAAGTTTGACTCAAACAGGAGATATCAACCATCCTGATACAAAAGAGACCGAAAAAGACTATTTAACCACATTAAATACAAATCAGGCGCAGAATTATAATGATCTTAAATCCGGAACGTATTTACCAAAGATGTTGGAAGAACAGGTAATGGTTCATCAACAAAGTAAAAAAATTGAAGAAACAAATCCGGCAGTAAAACCAGTAGATAAAAAAGATACTCCAATTAAATCGGATGCAAACCAGTCTCAGGCAGTTAATCCTGACAAAGCTGAAGCAGGCGAAATTGAAAAAGTATCGCCAAATGCAAATAGTAATCCTGAATTTACAGCATTAAGCGGAAATATAGCTAATACGGCCAAGTTGCAGAAACAACACGAGCCATCACAAAAAGCAAGCAACGATGCACAGGCTGCAGCGCCATCACCTTCCAACGAACGCCAAAGTATGGCACAGGCGAGTCAGGTGAACACAATGGACGAGCAGAAAGCAGGGATGTTCAGCAAAAAAGATTTTAAAGCGCAGTTGACTGAAAAAATAGAGAATATTACACTTCCGGAAAATGAAGAACAAGCAGATGAGTTTGAAAAGCATAACAATATAGATGAGGTTAATCAGAAAGCGGTGGGAGATGTTAAAAAAGAGAAGAATATAGCATCTAATGATATTGCTTCTGCAACTTCTGCACAGCCGAATACTAACGCTCAGCCAACTCGTGCCGTTGCCAAAATGCCGACACCGAACATTGGTAAAGCTCCAGGGATACCAAATGCAGCGAAAGCAATGCCTGTGAAAAGAAATGTAGAAAGTGTAGAACAGCCTATTAAGGAACAAACAGCAAGTATCGATAATGAAATGCAAGCGAATGGGGTGACTGACAATATGCTTGCAAAATCGAATGAACCTACATTTACAGATGCTTTGGCACAAAAGAATAAAGCCAAAACCCAAAGTGTTGAAGCAACTCAACAGTTTAGAGACAAAGAAAATAAGGAATTGTCAAAAACCCGTACTGATGCACAGGCACAAGCGGCAAGTCATATTAGTGGAATGCATGATGTAAGAAAAGGCGGACTGGGCAATGTACATGGCGAGCAAAAGCAAACTTCCGGAAAAGACAGCCAAAAACGAAAAGAAATTGCAGATCATATCAATAGTATTTATCAAAGTTCTAAAACGGACGTGAATTCCATTTTAAATAGTTTGGATAAAACGGTTGCGGATAAATTTGCAAGAGGTAGTGTGGATGCTAAAAAAGCATTTGAAGTTCATGTTAATGAAGGAATGAAGGCTTATAAAAAGAAACGTTACGGAGATGCATATGCGAAATATGGTCTTTTAGGTTTGGCTGGTAAATGGGTGAAAGACCAAGTTGTCGGTTTACCGCCTGAAGTCAATAAATACTTTGTAAGCGGTAAGGCTCTGTACATTAAAACAATGGATAAATATATCGATGATATTGCAGGCCATGTTACCAATCAGCTTAACGCGGCCAAAACCAGAATTGCTAAGGGGAAAAAGGACGTTCAGACCTATGTAAACAGTTTATCGCCAAGCTTGAGGAAAATTGGGAAAGATGCGATTACAGAAATTCAAGCCAAATTTAATGCACTGGAAGAAAGCGTAAACAATAAAAAAGATGCCTTAATCGATGTGTTGGCTAAGAAGTATGCTGATAATATTGCAAGTATCGATACCCGAATTGCAGATTTAAAAGCGCAAAATAGCGGATTGGTTAATCAGGTTCTTGATGTGCTTAAGAACAGCGTGTTTGCTATCATTATTGAAATCAAAAATACGCTTACCAATTTATTGTCAGGGGTTATCAGTGCGATTCAATCGATTATCATGGATCCGATAGGATTCTTCAGAAACCTTATTGCCGGAGTTTCCCAAGGATTTACCAATTTCGGAGCCAATATCTGGACTCACCTTAAAACAGGCTTCTTTGGATGGTTAACCGGGGCAATGAAAGGTATTTCTTTAACAATGCCGGAAGATGTATTCTCGTTAAAAGGAATTTTCTCCATTACCACACAGGTTCTTGGTTTAACATGGGGAGGAATCAGATCAATTGGAGCCAGAGTAATAGGTGAACCTGTAATGAAAGTTCTTGAGACTGCTTCAGAAAAAGGTCTTGAAATAGTACAGGTTGTCCGTAAAGAGGGTGCTGCCGGACTTTGGGAATATTTGAAAGACCAGTTTGCCGATCTTAAAGCTACGGTGATGGATACTATTATGGATATTGTTCAAACGCAGGTGATCCAGGCAGGAATCAAATGGGTAATGGGCTTATTGACTCCGGTTGGAGCATTTATAAAAGCGGCAATGGCAATTATTGATGTGGTGAAATTCTTCATCCAGCGAGCAGCACAAATTATGGAATTGGTAAAGGCTTTTAGTGATAGCATCAAAGCTATTGCCAGCGGAAATGTAGGCGCTGTAGCCAAGTCGATAGAAAATGCATTGGGCAGAGCGGTTCCTGTACTGATTGGCTTTTTAGCTTCCTTATTAGGAATTGGAGGATTGGCAGATAAAGTATTGGGCGTTATCAGAAAAATACGCCAGCGTATTGAGAATGCGATTGTGAAGTTCTGGAATTTTGTGAAAGTTAAAGCTAAAGGATTGTTTGGGAAAATTGGTTTTGGCGGCAAGAAAGATAAGAAGGAGAAAAAAGTAGAAGATAAGCGTACTACAGCTGAAAAAGAAAAAGACTTAAGAGATGGATTGAATGAAGCAAAAGAATATGCAAAAAATACTCAAGATGCCGAAAAAATAAGAAAAAAACTTCCGGAAATAAAAGAGCAATATGATATGAAGTCTCTTAAGATGGTTATTGACGGAGAAAATGAAAATTTGAAAACAATACATTTTGAAGGAGAAGTAAATCCAAAGGGAGTAACAGTGAAAATTGATATCAAAAAAGAATCTTTTGGTGAATTGGCTGTCGGAAAGCATCCGTTAAAGGGGAAGGATAGAGAATCACATCATGTTCCAGAAAATAAATTTATGGATAGAATAGAAAAGTTTTATGGACGTATTGGAAAAAAAATAAATAAAGAAGAAAAATCTAAAGAGGTTAAAGACTTTCAGGATATAGCTGAGAAGCTTCTACAAAGAGAAGCTGATATAGCAGTCAACTTCCCTAACCATGGAAATAATTTATCAGCAATTTTATTGCATAAAGATACCCATAGAGAGTCTGATGAGGCGGTTCATAGTAAAGAGTTACAAAAGGATGTTATCCAAGATTTGGAAAAATATTCCATGGAAAATAAAGAAATTGTAATTATGGGCTATGATGGTACAAAAAAAACAAAACGAGCCCAAATGAGAAAATCACATTGGGATAATTATATTAAAGAGGCGCATCTTTTGTTAAAGAGAGGTAATATTGATTTGGATAGTTTTGTAGTAGAAAATAAAGGTAGTTTTATTATAAAATCGCCAGGTAATAAAGCTGGTGCGTTTGATGTAATTTCAAAAGATATTGCTGAGAAAATTCAAGAATTATTTAATAAATTTACCGACGCAAGTACAACTAGAGAATATAGAGAGGAATTGAAGTCGTATAAGAGAGAAATTCTTAAAACAATAAATGATATTGCAGAAAAAAGTTATGAAAGTGCTTTAACTGTAGGTCTCCAGACTGTAGCTACGGCTCTTAGCAAAAGTGATAACGATGGAGATAAATCTGAACATCCAAAAGCATTAGATAAATTAAAAGAAATTGCCAATGTAATTTGGAGAAATCATATCATTAAAAAAATTAATTTATGA
- a CDS encoding S24 family peptidase — protein sequence MNYLEFKEIRKKLNMKQADIAKSIGVGTRAVQYWEKGERKIPETTAYFVTNLLQEQQKKLNNSASPVVFSDLKIMNVPLANQYAQAGYLHNFADEEYIESLPTIPFTDDVEHRGEYMCFEVKGDSMDNGSYESYLEGDIILCRNIRQDYWLSKLHYDKWDFVIVHKEKGILVKRIINHDVEKGIITLHSLNEYYEDFEIHLKDVAKLFNIISTRRKNNRR from the coding sequence ATGAACTATTTAGAATTCAAAGAAATCAGGAAGAAGCTAAACATGAAGCAGGCTGATATAGCAAAATCCATAGGAGTTGGTACTAGAGCTGTACAATATTGGGAAAAAGGCGAACGAAAAATACCAGAAACAACTGCTTATTTTGTGACCAATCTACTTCAGGAACAACAAAAGAAATTAAATAACAGTGCCTCGCCCGTTGTTTTTTCAGATTTAAAAATCATGAATGTTCCTCTTGCGAATCAATATGCACAGGCTGGTTATTTACATAACTTTGCAGATGAAGAATACATCGAGAGCTTACCTACTATTCCTTTTACGGATGATGTGGAGCACCGAGGCGAGTACATGTGTTTTGAAGTAAAAGGGGACAGCATGGATAACGGATCCTACGAAAGCTATCTTGAAGGTGACATTATATTATGCAGAAATATAAGACAGGATTATTGGCTGAGTAAGCTACATTATGATAAATGGGATTTTGTGATCGTCCACAAAGAAAAAGGAATCTTGGTAAAACGAATCATCAACCATGATGTTGAGAAAGGCATTATTACTCTTCATTCTTTAAATGAATATTATGAAGATTTTGAAATCCACCTGAAAGATGTTGCCAAGCTTTTCAATATTATAAGTACGAGACGTAAAAATAATAGAAGATAG
- a CDS encoding PKD domain-containing protein gives MNNQLSDISSLRNISTQYRKFSKGQYIEYTQFNEFLDFFEDQDRLSRVMLQGVGVVCGLKPSLTYSNRLLSGIQLSQGVALTTDGDLLTLNNTSVVSEELYVSDLKTIKIENKKYTHFKIYDNFKVHYPAFHVNNGRGSQVELWELATAQEANSDFQPISNLSDLDDKYLLLYLENYEKEVKPCRGVDCDNHGVQQIRNLKVLLTSAAGINNIIGDNLLPLPDIDGTIPKKIKDLIHPHPLFIDKILKAEKQERVIVERLILEKGVETQFTSSDVKELYVAALEKINYGEFVFDKINKISEIIGVQGADHASFKNRLQEFFVQRFGFQYAYDVVKDVMDTYSEIIKLLPKSFTKGFPDLDSFPKHVLLGKLTSNIHLDSFRHQFYNSPVLDDEKAMERVKMLISRFVQQAQNVRFSISYEEEARIKIIPSQKLNPLSNKAVPFYYQVTGELLKAWNFDKTSNRSAADNLGYAIDFFSPNTQMPDSPLNFNIDKNSFYNIEGHQGMFYEDALQQIKEIRDKQQLGFDVMVLSLEELVDNKDLFKAYFNDYVEEHPGLEHKRGVERGGTFVMVYETIGRDSTVIADFSLPYICCTPKSVIKLSLPNTVICAKSEPIPFTVFPTNGIVKAVVDAKLNGGVTVRNGLYFFDPQVVSPELYGQEITFTVNGKPTTCNIKVTSQPDVNIVVDSVYYPEAGSNATTIILKVSGKNGQNFADYTYSWDFLDNGGWVTQNPDAKGLVSYTFYNLSPAKIPTIRINVGGSGCSQSININNWYDFPVAPSVVINNIDFTGGVQCCESIPPVIKLNLKSPQEFYLSQGNSFTLKGENPGVQTPLYSWVQTYGPVVTLSGITKPDLLVTDFRIETYKFKLTVVDADSGAFATQEVEVNVYE, from the coding sequence ATGAATAATCAATTAAGTGATATATCATCTCTACGTAATATATCGACTCAATACCGCAAATTCAGCAAAGGACAATATATAGAGTATACCCAGTTCAACGAGTTTTTGGATTTTTTTGAAGACCAGGACCGTTTATCCAGGGTAATGTTGCAGGGAGTGGGTGTGGTATGTGGTCTCAAGCCCAGTCTTACGTATTCAAATAGGCTGTTGAGCGGTATACAGCTTTCTCAGGGAGTGGCGCTCACTACTGATGGAGATTTACTGACCCTGAATAATACGAGTGTGGTAAGTGAAGAATTGTACGTAAGTGATTTGAAAACCATCAAGATAGAAAATAAAAAATATACCCATTTTAAAATATATGATAATTTCAAAGTACACTATCCTGCATTTCATGTGAACAACGGCAGAGGAAGCCAGGTTGAGCTGTGGGAATTGGCAACGGCCCAGGAAGCTAATTCGGACTTTCAGCCCATCAGTAACCTTTCAGATTTGGATGACAAATACCTGTTGCTGTATTTAGAAAATTACGAAAAAGAAGTTAAGCCTTGTAGAGGAGTGGATTGTGATAACCATGGAGTTCAACAAATTCGTAACCTTAAAGTATTGCTTACTTCGGCGGCAGGAATTAATAATATTATTGGAGATAACCTGTTGCCATTACCTGATATAGATGGTACAATTCCGAAAAAAATAAAAGATCTTATCCATCCTCATCCTTTGTTTATAGATAAAATATTGAAGGCTGAAAAGCAAGAACGGGTGATTGTAGAGCGGCTTATTTTAGAAAAAGGAGTGGAAACGCAATTTACTTCTTCAGACGTAAAGGAGCTGTATGTTGCTGCTTTGGAAAAAATTAATTATGGTGAGTTTGTATTTGATAAAATCAATAAAATCTCAGAAATAATAGGAGTTCAGGGTGCAGATCATGCATCTTTTAAAAATAGATTGCAGGAGTTTTTTGTTCAACGTTTTGGTTTTCAGTATGCTTATGATGTTGTGAAAGATGTAATGGATACCTATTCTGAAATTATAAAGTTGCTTCCCAAATCTTTTACTAAAGGCTTTCCGGATTTAGATTCTTTTCCTAAACACGTTTTGCTAGGGAAATTAACATCAAATATCCATCTAGATTCGTTTAGGCATCAGTTTTATAATTCTCCTGTTTTAGATGATGAAAAAGCAATGGAAAGAGTTAAAATGCTAATCAGTCGTTTCGTTCAGCAGGCACAGAATGTTAGGTTTTCAATTAGTTATGAGGAAGAAGCAAGAATTAAAATTATTCCATCACAAAAATTAAATCCTTTAAGTAATAAAGCAGTTCCTTTCTACTATCAGGTTACAGGAGAATTGCTAAAAGCCTGGAATTTTGATAAAACAAGCAATCGATCGGCTGCAGATAATTTAGGGTATGCTATTGATTTCTTTTCACCCAATACACAAATGCCTGATAGTCCTTTAAATTTTAATATAGATAAAAATTCATTTTATAATATTGAAGGTCATCAGGGAATGTTTTATGAGGATGCTCTTCAACAAATAAAAGAAATCAGGGATAAGCAGCAGCTGGGATTTGATGTTATGGTTTTGTCTCTGGAAGAATTGGTAGATAATAAAGATCTGTTTAAAGCGTATTTCAATGATTATGTAGAAGAACATCCGGGATTGGAACATAAACGAGGTGTAGAGCGAGGAGGTACCTTTGTAATGGTTTATGAAACTATTGGAAGAGATTCAACAGTTATTGCAGATTTTTCACTGCCATATATATGTTGTACTCCGAAATCTGTAATTAAATTGAGTTTACCGAATACGGTTATCTGTGCCAAATCTGAACCTATACCTTTTACGGTGTTCCCTACGAATGGAATAGTAAAAGCTGTTGTGGATGCTAAATTAAACGGAGGTGTAACAGTAAGAAACGGATTGTATTTCTTTGATCCCCAGGTAGTAAGTCCTGAATTATATGGTCAGGAAATTACCTTTACTGTAAACGGGAAACCTACCACTTGCAATATAAAAGTTACTTCACAGCCAGATGTAAATATCGTTGTAGATTCTGTTTATTATCCGGAAGCCGGTTCTAATGCAACAACCATAATCCTTAAAGTTTCAGGAAAAAACGGGCAAAATTTTGCAGACTATACGTATAGTTGGGATTTCCTGGATAATGGCGGTTGGGTTACCCAGAATCCGGATGCAAAAGGATTGGTAAGCTATACTTTTTATAATCTGTCTCCTGCAAAAATTCCGACAATAAGAATAAATGTGGGCGGAAGCGGATGCTCTCAAAGCATAAATATCAACAATTGGTATGATTTTCCTGTTGCTCCTTCTGTTGTAATAAATAATATTGACTTCACAGGAGGTGTCCAATGTTGCGAGAGTATTCCTCCTGTTATTAAGCTTAATCTAAAAAGTCCGCAGGAATTTTATCTGTCCCAAGGTAATTCCTTTACATTAAAAGGGGAAAATCCGGGAGTGCAAACGCCTCTTTATTCATGGGTTCAGACCTATGGTCCGGTAGTAACGCTTTCCGGAATAACTAAACCAGATCTATTGGTAACAGATTTTCGTATTGAAACATATAAATTCAAGCTTACGGTTGTTGATGCTGATAGCGGAGCATTTGCTACTCAGGAAGTAGAAGTAAATGTGTATGAATGA
- a CDS encoding PKD domain-containing protein has protein sequence MNTKLDNVTTQYRKFNENQVLTEGQLNEFIDYFEDQDRLSRTRLSGVGVVCGFKSEYTNLLLPTEIDMVGKAGLDDPFLQTILIAQGAGVTTDGDLITLRKKGANASEVLIDFSDVRYKYYRDYTDVVRYEHFRIGGQQIPLIELITEEEYSELIAGGANAADFKLFGTIQNIYDKIIILYLESYSNEETPCQDADCDNTGAEQVSNLRVLLADSQSVVDLMDKGDAKDTLYKLHNTYEELFDHLPKIEAKRVILDPSITKASDLKSRFQNAIGTVTDLTDGFGAIAKTFNISVNLGGESLFSKLNSLMYPKTAGVLDEYQYRYDLLKDLIDTYNEIKELILHLDVDCCPSIASFPKHLMLGPVGARLELGDHTPFRHSFYNSPVTTNDDENYERVIMLSNRFVQKINGFQSFIGPVKIIPSNLYVRLGNKAIPYYYRVDKPLLVQWNYEKTKTDREAYNLSYHTANLAGDDFVQNPLNYNIDDNDFYRIEGHLGLPYKTALQNINDLKTKYGLAFDVIALVLQKGEKPGEEVPVKEKTVSIEDLRKQLLSISSDISNQKISSQSLLNISKLDDKLRLLNQVEFAKETSSESVTVVRQDPKKDDVVSELLSEFLERKSGLEHVAGVEPGGTFVLIYESETNNQVLADFSLPYLCCSKKDPVFLALPESKLCQNDAPMAITTVPLDGQVKAFVNGTQIPAITQSGGQSFLDPSLVNAAYFGQTITFTVNDDEVEAQLVVYEQPNVSVTAGNISYGVDTSDPDATVDFHVSVPSGSTGLTYVFNFGDGTAPLSLSALPGNGIVQHKYNLVAGQEDVFNPTLTVTNGNGCSKTVAVAPLKLKGQMTVVCLNGMKVVILYRDGIDPGHTCNDASFNLKGNGILIQGATPYNDPRGIIKGNIHLSNTLGSQDAKNYYPTNATSGFSRQNTIVITQAEAQQIALLSPDGFVKFSLECALDYCHTGVAFTQIFLANATTPIYSGYPNGNFLEINPCTGVTR, from the coding sequence ATGAATACTAAATTAGATAATGTAACAACCCAATATAGGAAGTTCAACGAAAATCAGGTACTAACCGAGGGGCAACTCAATGAATTTATCGATTATTTCGAGGATCAGGACAGGCTGTCACGAACACGATTGAGTGGTGTAGGAGTGGTATGTGGTTTTAAATCAGAATACACGAATCTGCTGTTGCCGACTGAAATTGATATGGTGGGAAAAGCAGGATTAGATGATCCTTTCCTTCAGACTATTCTAATTGCACAGGGAGCCGGAGTTACTACAGACGGAGATCTGATAACGCTGCGTAAAAAAGGAGCGAATGCATCAGAAGTTTTAATCGACTTCAGCGATGTAAGATATAAATACTATAGAGATTATACGGATGTCGTCAGATATGAGCATTTCCGTATTGGCGGTCAGCAAATACCTCTTATAGAGCTGATCACTGAAGAAGAATATAGCGAGCTGATAGCAGGAGGCGCTAATGCAGCAGATTTTAAGCTATTCGGAACCATTCAGAATATATATGATAAAATTATTATTCTGTATTTGGAAAGCTATTCCAATGAAGAGACACCATGTCAGGACGCTGACTGTGACAATACGGGAGCAGAGCAGGTATCCAATCTTAGAGTGCTTCTGGCGGATTCGCAGTCTGTGGTTGATCTTATGGATAAAGGTGATGCAAAAGATACCCTTTATAAACTTCACAATACTTACGAAGAACTTTTTGATCACTTACCTAAAATAGAAGCTAAAAGAGTTATTTTAGATCCGAGCATTACAAAAGCATCCGATTTAAAATCAAGATTTCAAAATGCTATTGGAACTGTTACGGATCTGACTGATGGTTTTGGTGCCATTGCGAAAACTTTTAATATAAGTGTTAATTTAGGAGGTGAATCATTGTTTAGCAAATTGAATTCTTTAATGTATCCTAAAACGGCAGGGGTATTAGATGAATATCAATACAGATATGACTTGCTGAAAGATTTAATCGATACATACAACGAAATAAAAGAATTGATATTGCATCTGGATGTTGATTGCTGCCCGAGTATAGCATCATTCCCTAAGCATCTCATGTTAGGTCCTGTCGGTGCAAGGTTGGAATTAGGAGATCATACTCCTTTCCGTCACAGTTTTTATAATTCACCTGTAACTACAAATGATGATGAGAACTACGAAAGAGTTATAATGCTTTCCAATCGTTTTGTACAGAAAATTAATGGATTTCAATCATTCATAGGGCCTGTTAAAATTATTCCTTCTAATCTATATGTAAGATTGGGGAATAAAGCAATACCGTATTATTATCGTGTTGATAAGCCACTATTGGTTCAGTGGAATTATGAAAAAACAAAAACTGATAGAGAAGCCTATAATTTAAGTTATCATACAGCCAATTTAGCGGGAGACGACTTTGTTCAGAATCCGTTGAATTATAATATTGATGACAATGATTTCTATAGAATTGAGGGGCATCTCGGGTTGCCATATAAAACAGCATTACAAAACATCAACGATCTTAAAACAAAATATGGATTGGCTTTTGATGTTATTGCATTGGTATTGCAAAAAGGGGAAAAACCTGGTGAAGAAGTGCCGGTGAAAGAAAAAACAGTATCAATAGAAGATCTTAGAAAGCAATTGCTATCCATTTCCAGTGATATTAGTAATCAGAAAATTAGTTCACAAAGTTTACTAAACATCTCCAAGTTAGACGATAAATTAAGATTGCTGAATCAGGTTGAATTCGCAAAAGAAACATCATCCGAAAGTGTTACCGTTGTAAGACAGGATCCTAAAAAAGACGATGTTGTAAGTGAGCTTTTAAGCGAATTTTTAGAGAGAAAGTCAGGTTTAGAGCATGTGGCTGGTGTAGAGCCGGGGGGAACTTTTGTTTTAATTTATGAATCAGAAACAAACAATCAGGTTTTAGCCGATTTCTCATTGCCTTACTTGTGCTGTTCTAAAAAAGATCCTGTATTCCTGGCACTACCGGAAAGCAAATTATGTCAAAACGATGCTCCGATGGCTATTACGACTGTTCCGTTAGATGGTCAGGTGAAAGCTTTTGTAAATGGTACTCAGATACCGGCAATTACACAATCCGGAGGTCAGAGCTTCTTAGATCCTTCTCTGGTGAATGCAGCGTATTTCGGACAGACCATTACTTTCACGGTTAATGATGATGAGGTTGAGGCACAATTGGTTGTCTACGAACAACCAAACGTATCTGTAACTGCAGGAAATATAAGCTACGGAGTAGATACGTCAGATCCGGATGCTACGGTAGATTTCCATGTGAGTGTTCCTAGTGGCAGTACAGGACTTACTTATGTATTTAACTTTGGGGACGGAACAGCACCGTTATCTTTAAGTGCTTTACCAGGTAATGGAATTGTTCAGCATAAATACAATCTTGTTGCAGGGCAGGAGGATGTATTCAATCCAACGCTTACTGTAACTAACGGAAATGGCTGTAGTAAAACAGTTGCTGTAGCTCCATTAAAATTAAAAGGGCAAATGACGGTTGTGTGTTTAAATGGAATGAAGGTGGTGATTCTTTATAGAGATGGTATAGATCCGGGACACACTTGTAATGATGCTAGTTTTAATTTAAAAGGAAACGGTATTTTAATTCAGGGTGCAACTCCTTACAATGATCCAAGAGGAATTATCAAAGGGAATATCCATTTAAGTAATACGTTGGGAAGCCAAGATGCAAAAAATTATTATCCTACAAATGCAACAAGTGGGTTTAGCAGACAAAATACAATTGTTATAACACAGGCGGAAGCACAGCAAATCGCGTTGCTATCACCAGATGGTTTTGTGAAGTTCTCTCTTGAATGTGCATTAGATTATTGTCATACAGGTGTTGCCTTTACTCAGATTTTCCTGGCAAATGCTACAACACCTATTTACTCAGGTTATCCGAATGGTAACTTCTTAGAAATAAATCCTTGTACGGGAGTAACAAGATAA